The following is a genomic window from Citrifermentans bemidjiense Bem.
CGCGCTCCAGACCGATCAGGCCGCCGAGAATAGAGGCCAGCAGCAGGCGTGCGAACAGATGCAGATGCAACTCCGGTCCCAACAAGCCGTCACCCCTTCTCTACAGCAAGCGACAGGGTCAAAACGACCTGCTTGCTGCGGGAACCGCTGCGGATGGTGAGCGGAACGCTGATGACGTCGCCCCCTGCCGCGGTGGGCGCTCCTGACAGTTCGAGGGAGAGCGGTTCTTCCTCGCCAGCGCCTGCTGGGGGCTCCGTGGCGCGGGCCTGTGACGGCTGCGGCGCGGTAGTGGGGGGCTGGGGCTTGGCCGCAGAAGACGCTACCGGCTCCTCGACTACCCGCTGCAATCCCTCGCTCCCGGTGATTCCTTCGGCGCCAGAAGACTTTAGCCCGGTCAGCACCGTCTTGACCAACGACATGAGCGCCTGGAGCACGCCCTCCCCATTCTGGCTGCTGGCCCTGAAACTGGGGAGCCGGGACGGGTTCAGGCTCCGTTCCAGATCGGCCACGGCAGCCGCATCCGGGAGATCGCTTTTGTTTAACTGCAGCACGGTCGGGACCGAGACGAGGCTCTGCCCGTAACTCTGCAGAAAGGCAACGAGGTCGTCCATGGAACGCCGGTTCTGCTCCTGCTGCTGCGGCGCTGAGTCGGCCACGAAGACCACCCCGTCCACCCCCTTGAGCACCATCTTCCAGGCGGCAGGATCGACGTTGCTGCCGGAAACGGTGTAGAGGTGGAAACGGACTTTGTAGCCGTCGACATTGCCTTCCCCCGGCGGGGTGAAGTCGAAAAACAGCATCCGGGCGTCCTGGACGTTCATCACCTTCATGGCGCCGCGGAATTCCGGCTTGAGCTTATTGAAGACATGCTTCAAGCTGGTCGCCTTGCCGGCCTGCGCCGGTCCGAAAAAGACGATCTTCGCATTAATTTCACGTTTTGCCTGGTTAACCAGAGCCATCTGGATTCCCCCTAGTTTATCTGCTGTCTTTCTTGCTCATCAGCATCCTGCGCGCCTGCGAAGAGATGGCCGTGTTCACATTTTTGCTCTTGGCCAACTGAGCAAGTTCCTTTTCGGGGAGTGTCGCCACGAAACGCAGGGCGTGGGGCAGCGGCGTTTTGCTGTTCATCACCAGCGCCTTCCTGATCTGCGAGTTCTTTATCCATTCCTTGTTGGTGCAGATTACCCGCATGATCTCGTCGTTTCCCACCACCGACTTGGCAATGGAAAGGACCTCCGACTCGGTCATGCGCGGGTTCTTGATCGCCGCCGACGAGACGAGCTTGTTGTTGTCCTTGATCATGATGGAGCGCCATTCCTTATCGCCGGTCATAGCGATCTTGATCTTGTCGCTGACCCCCATGCCTTGGGCCATCTGGTACTTGGACTGGTACTCCTCCTCATCGATCGGCTCGTCCTCGTCCGGTTGCACCGCACCCTCTTCCTCGTCGGCTACGTCGTCATCCTCACTGCGGATCTGCCGGGGGGGAACGATCTCCTCCTGCGGGGAGACCGGCGGCGCGCCGGACGGGGCAGGTGCTGCCGAAGCACCTTCTTGCAGGCCGAGCGCGGCTGCGGCGGTGCTGGAAAGACTAGGATGCTTGGCAAAGAGGGGAGCCAGGTCAGGGTTCTTGCCGTGCAGTTGCACCAGGGCGTCCAGGATGCGCGGATGCAACTCGGGATCGGCCAACACCTGCTTCAGCAAGCCGGCACCCAGGGCACGCAGCGTCGTCACGGCGCTCCGCTTAACCTCCGGGTCCTGGTCATGACAAAGGTAATAGATGAGCAGCACGAAATCGGCAGGCGGAAGCGTCACCTTGCCCGAAGCAGCCTCTAGCCTCTGCTGCCGGGGTTTATCCGCACCGACGTACGGGGCTGCCGCCGCCGAGATCCTGAAGGTAACCTTGCCCGACACGCAGCTCTATTTCCCGACCTTGACCACTGTGGCGGAGAGCCCGGCGCTTTTCAGGTTGGCAGCCGCCTTCTTGGCGCTGGCCTGATCGGCGAAGCTCCCGGCACGCAGCTTAACCACCGGGACCGGTATGGTGGCTTTTTGCAGCATGAGCTTGACCCCTTTGTCGAAGAGGCGGTCCTGCTCCACGGCGGCTTTCCCTTCGCGCAGGAAGGACCCGCCGTACACCGCGTACCGGCCGTTCTCTTTCAGCATGAAGGCGTTGGGGGCCACCTGTTTCAGGCGGTCCAGCTGCTCGATGGCCTCGTTCCTGTCGCCGAAATCGGCCAAGAACAGGCGGTGCATCGGCTCCCCTTTCTGCGCCTTGGTCTTCACCACGTGGGCGATACCGGCTTTCTTCAGCTTGGCGGTCACCGGTCCCATCTCGCTTTCGGCGAGATCGCCGTTGATGTCCAGGGCATAGGCCGCGGCCTTAGCCGCTTGTTTCGCGCTCTTTGTCGAAGCCACCTTCTCAGCCTTCTCAGCCTTCTCAGCCTTCTCAGCCTTCTCAGCCTTGGCAGCCGAGGCAGATTTTGCCTCCTTTGCAGCGGGCTTTGCTTCCTTTGCAGCGGCGACCGGCTTCGTTTCTTTAGCGGGGGCAGCCGGCTTGGCCGCAGTAGCCGGTTTCGCCTCCTTAGCCGGAGCAGCGGGTGCAGCAGGTGCGGCAGGCTTGGCAGCAGCCGCGGGCTTAGCCGGAGCAGCAGGCGTCGCCCCCGGAGCCGGAGTGTTCCCCGCTGCCGGCGTGCCGGCCGGAGCCTGGGCGGTTGCCGACTTGCCGGCCGTAGCCTTGTCGGTTGCCGGCGTGCCGGCCGTAGCCTGGGCGGAGGCTGACTTGTCGGCCGTAGTCTTGGCGGAGGCCGAAGCTTCCGGCCTGGGCGGCAGCGGTTTTTTCACTACGCCAGGCGCCGGCTGGGCTGCCGGTTCCGGTGCGGGTGCCGCGGCCTGGTCGGCACGGGGCCTGATCAAGCCGGTAAAGAAGTAAAGGTAGGCAAAAAGGGCAATGAGCAGCAAGAGAAGCAGGAGGAGCCGCTGCTGCGAACTCTTCTTCGCTTGGGTCTCGTCGTGTTCGTCCGCGTCCGGTGTGAATTGATTCTGCATCTAGCTCATCCTCCCTTTTTGCATCTGCTGTTGAATTAAGGCGGTGCCCGGTCTCGAAGCGACCGGGCACGTTATGCTAAGCGCAAACTAAGCGCTTTTATGGTTGTTGCCGTTACCCTTTTGATCCAGCGCCTCCTGGATGATCTTCTGCGCCAGGTGGCTCGGGACCTCCTCATAGTGAGAGAACTCGGAGGTGAACATGCCGCGGTCGCTGGTCATGGAACGGAGGTCGTTCGAGTAGGTGAGCACCTCGGACATGGGGACCACGCTCCTGATGATCTGCGAGTTCGCCTTGGGCTCGACACCGACTACCTTGCCGCGACGGGAGTTGAGATCGCCGATGACGTCCCCCATGTTCTCGTCGGGGACCGTAATCTTCATGTTGACGATCGG
Proteins encoded in this region:
- a CDS encoding GTP-binding protein; its protein translation is MALVNQAKREINAKIVFFGPAQAGKATSLKHVFNKLKPEFRGAMKVMNVQDARMLFFDFTPPGEGNVDGYKVRFHLYTVSGSNVDPAAWKMVLKGVDGVVFVADSAPQQQEQNRRSMDDLVAFLQSYGQSLVSVPTVLQLNKSDLPDAAAVADLERSLNPSRLPSFRASSQNGEGVLQALMSLVKTVLTGLKSSGAEGITGSEGLQRVVEEPVASSAAKPQPPTTAPQPSQARATEPPAGAGEEEPLSLELSGAPTAAGGDVISVPLTIRSGSRSKQVVLTLSLAVEKG
- a CDS encoding SPOR domain-containing protein, with the protein product MQNQFTPDADEHDETQAKKSSQQRLLLLLLLLIALFAYLYFFTGLIRPRADQAAAPAPEPAAQPAPGVVKKPLPPRPEASASAKTTADKSASAQATAGTPATDKATAGKSATAQAPAGTPAAGNTPAPGATPAAPAKPAAAAKPAAPAAPAAPAKEAKPATAAKPAAPAKETKPVAAAKEAKPAAKEAKSASAAKAEKAEKAEKAEKAEKVASTKSAKQAAKAAAYALDINGDLAESEMGPVTAKLKKAGIAHVVKTKAQKGEPMHRLFLADFGDRNEAIEQLDRLKQVAPNAFMLKENGRYAVYGGSFLREGKAAVEQDRLFDKGVKLMLQKATIPVPVVKLRAGSFADQASAKKAAANLKSAGLSATVVKVGK